Proteins co-encoded in one Cervus canadensis isolate Bull #8, Minnesota chromosome 15, ASM1932006v1, whole genome shotgun sequence genomic window:
- the LOC122453727 gene encoding V-type proton ATPase subunit E 1-like, protein MMAFIEQEANEKAEEIDAKAEEEFNIEKGRLVQTQRLKIMEYYEKKEKQIEQQQKIQMSNLMNQARLKVLRVRDDLITDLLNEAKQRLSKVVKDATRYQVLLDGLVLQGLYQLLEPRMIVRCRKQDFPLVKAEVQKAIPVYKVATKRDVDVQVDQEAYLPQEIACGVEIYNGDRKIKVSDTLESRLDLVALSR, encoded by the coding sequence ATGATGGCTTTTATTGAACAAGAAGCcaatgagaaagcagaagaaattGATGCAAAGGCAGAAGAAGAGTTCAATATTGAGAAAGGTCGTCTTGTGCAAACCCAAAGACTGAAGATTATGGAATAttatgagaagaaagaaaagcagattgAGCAGCAGCAGAAAATTCAGATGTCCAATTTGATGAATCAAGCGAGGCTCAAAGTCCTCAGAGTGAGAGATGACCTTATCACAGACCTACTAAATGAAGCAAAACAGAGACTCAGCAAAGTGGTAAAAGATGCAACCAGGTACCAAGTGCTGCTGGACGGACTAGTCCTCCAGGGTTTGTACCAGTTGCTGGAACCCCGGATGATTGTTCGCTGCAGGAAACAGGATTTTCCTCTAGTGAAGGCTGAAGTGCAAAAAGCAATCCCTGTGTACAAAGTGGCAACCAAAAGAGACGTTGATGTCCAGGTTGATCAGGAGGCCTACCTGCCCCAGGAAATAGCCTGCGGTGTTGAGATCTATAACGGGGACCGCAAGATCAAGGTGTCTGACACACTCGAAAGTCGGCTGGACCTCGTAGCTCTCAGCAGGTGA